A genomic window from Glycine max cultivar Williams 82 chromosome 17, Glycine_max_v4.0, whole genome shotgun sequence includes:
- the LOC100818696 gene encoding uncharacterized protein isoform X3 gives MSENECNMKDPKSLVVVLIKNIGCLGCCKKTPVIISMDEASKGLRTQGQTVSKVDGSEDFWSSSTFELDHSAAHSQRSISSIGMPNNPSDSQCSGGSQSGAPEFVNHGLLLWNQIRQQWVGNKRSESIAEIQEPRISSNANYDNLLGNNKPYPQRIPLREMIDFLVDIWEQEGLYD, from the exons ATGAGTGAAAATGAGTGCAATATGAAAGATCCAAAGTCACTAGTAGTTGTCTTGATTAAG AACATAGGTTGTCTTGGATGCTGCAAAAAAACTCCAGTAATTATTTCAATGGATGAAGCATCTAAAGGACTAAGAACTCAAGGTCAAACAGTGAGTAAAGTGGATGGATCAGAAGATTTCTGGAGCAGCAGCACCTTTGAGTTAGACCATAGTGCTGCTCATTCACAGAGAAGCATCTCGTCAATCGGAATGCCAAATAATCCTTCTGATTCTCAGTGTAGTGGAGGCAGTCAAAGTGGTGCTCCTGAATTTGTCAACCATG GGCTTCTTCTTTGGAACCAGATAAGGCAACAATGGGTTGGAAACAAAAGGTCTGAGAGTATCGCAGAAATTCAAGAACCAAGAATAAg TTCCAATGCCAACTACGACAACCTACTTGGGAACAACAAACCCTATCCCCAACGCATTCCTCTGAGA GAAATGATTGACTTTCTTGTTGATATTTGGGAGCAAGAGGGTCTGTATGACTGA
- the LOC100818696 gene encoding uncharacterized protein isoform X1 — translation MYSRGCLLAPLVRCFGKKPQCPSFFVFCGAWFRVLVFSSMDKLKLKCKGIFCNIGCLGCCKKTPVIISMDEASKGLRTQGQTVSKVDGSEDFWSSSTFELDHSAAHSQRSISSIGMPNNPSDSQCSGGSQSGAPEFVNHGLLLWNQIRQQWVGNKRSESIAEIQEPRISSNANYDNLLGNNKPYPQRIPLREMIDFLVDIWEQEGLYD, via the exons ATGTATTCTAGGGGTTGCTTGTTAGCACCATTGGTTAGATGCTTTGGGAAGAAACCCCAGTGCCcctcattttttgtgttttgtggTGCCTGGTTTCGTGTtcttgtgttttcttccatgGATAAGTTAAAGCTCAAATGCAAGGGGATTTTCTGT AACATAGGTTGTCTTGGATGCTGCAAAAAAACTCCAGTAATTATTTCAATGGATGAAGCATCTAAAGGACTAAGAACTCAAGGTCAAACAGTGAGTAAAGTGGATGGATCAGAAGATTTCTGGAGCAGCAGCACCTTTGAGTTAGACCATAGTGCTGCTCATTCACAGAGAAGCATCTCGTCAATCGGAATGCCAAATAATCCTTCTGATTCTCAGTGTAGTGGAGGCAGTCAAAGTGGTGCTCCTGAATTTGTCAACCATG GGCTTCTTCTTTGGAACCAGATAAGGCAACAATGGGTTGGAAACAAAAGGTCTGAGAGTATCGCAGAAATTCAAGAACCAAGAATAAg TTCCAATGCCAACTACGACAACCTACTTGGGAACAACAAACCCTATCCCCAACGCATTCCTCTGAGA GAAATGATTGACTTTCTTGTTGATATTTGGGAGCAAGAGGGTCTGTATGACTGA
- the LOC100818696 gene encoding uncharacterized protein isoform X2 translates to MRKFKSAIAVDLRNPPTQISNDIKIINKKTCLESRNIGCLGCCKKTPVIISMDEASKGLRTQGQTVSKVDGSEDFWSSSTFELDHSAAHSQRSISSIGMPNNPSDSQCSGGSQSGAPEFVNHGLLLWNQIRQQWVGNKRSESIAEIQEPRISSNANYDNLLGNNKPYPQRIPLREMIDFLVDIWEQEGLYD, encoded by the exons atgaggaAGTTCAAATCTGCAATTGCTGTTGATCTAAGAAATCCTCCAACGCAAATATCAAATGATATAAAGATAATTAACAAGAAAACATGCCTAGAAAGTAGG AACATAGGTTGTCTTGGATGCTGCAAAAAAACTCCAGTAATTATTTCAATGGATGAAGCATCTAAAGGACTAAGAACTCAAGGTCAAACAGTGAGTAAAGTGGATGGATCAGAAGATTTCTGGAGCAGCAGCACCTTTGAGTTAGACCATAGTGCTGCTCATTCACAGAGAAGCATCTCGTCAATCGGAATGCCAAATAATCCTTCTGATTCTCAGTGTAGTGGAGGCAGTCAAAGTGGTGCTCCTGAATTTGTCAACCATG GGCTTCTTCTTTGGAACCAGATAAGGCAACAATGGGTTGGAAACAAAAGGTCTGAGAGTATCGCAGAAATTCAAGAACCAAGAATAAg TTCCAATGCCAACTACGACAACCTACTTGGGAACAACAAACCCTATCCCCAACGCATTCCTCTGAGA GAAATGATTGACTTTCTTGTTGATATTTGGGAGCAAGAGGGTCTGTATGACTGA
- the LOC100818696 gene encoding uncharacterized protein isoform X4: protein MDEASKGLRTQGQTVSKVDGSEDFWSSSTFELDHSAAHSQRSISSIGMPNNPSDSQCSGGSQSGAPEFVNHGLLLWNQIRQQWVGNKRSESIAEIQEPRISSNANYDNLLGNNKPYPQRIPLREMIDFLVDIWEQEGLYD, encoded by the exons ATGGATGAAGCATCTAAAGGACTAAGAACTCAAGGTCAAACAGTGAGTAAAGTGGATGGATCAGAAGATTTCTGGAGCAGCAGCACCTTTGAGTTAGACCATAGTGCTGCTCATTCACAGAGAAGCATCTCGTCAATCGGAATGCCAAATAATCCTTCTGATTCTCAGTGTAGTGGAGGCAGTCAAAGTGGTGCTCCTGAATTTGTCAACCATG GGCTTCTTCTTTGGAACCAGATAAGGCAACAATGGGTTGGAAACAAAAGGTCTGAGAGTATCGCAGAAATTCAAGAACCAAGAATAAg TTCCAATGCCAACTACGACAACCTACTTGGGAACAACAAACCCTATCCCCAACGCATTCCTCTGAGA GAAATGATTGACTTTCTTGTTGATATTTGGGAGCAAGAGGGTCTGTATGACTGA